One genomic window of Camelina sativa cultivar DH55 chromosome 5, Cs, whole genome shotgun sequence includes the following:
- the LOC104789750 gene encoding uncharacterized protein LOC104789750: MAYANEELAPETDQKDKVMLIVLFFFIIIFFGGLFYLIHWEEQNWHEEDERIRNYVPDIIIPSMDFTVLNLTETRRSVKWDLVIRIPSDLPGYYTCLKGSFQTFIHYKGVTIANSSLSYNLIPNWPQLLNTSSVAFEGDMDSVVVKDIMEDIKERRDMRFGTQLLFPDCRSGRTMNYKCDETALRFEPGSQRKAATFEKTSPVCHYIRP; this comes from the exons ATGGCTTATGCGAACGAAGAACTAGCTCCCGAAACAGATCAAAAAGACAAGGTGATGCTGATCGTCTTGttctttttcatcatcatcttctttggaGGCCTTTTTTATCTCATACATTGGGAAGAACAAAACTGGCATGAAGAAGATGAGCGTATCAGAAACTATGTCCCGGATATTATAATACCATCTATGGATTTCACGGTGCTTAATCTGACAGAGACTCGTCGTAGTGTTAAATGGGATTTAGTGATCAGGATCCCTTCAGACCTTCCTGGTTACTATACGTGTCTCAAAGGATCTTTTCAGACTTTCATACACTACAAAGGTGTTACCATCGCTAATTCATCATTGAG TTACAATCTGATACCAAATTGGCCTCAGCTGCTTAATACGTCATCGGTTGCTTTCGAAGGTGATATGGACAGTGTGGTTGTGAAAGACATTATGGAGGATATTAAGGAGAGAAGAGACATGCGGTTCGGAACACAATTGCTTTTTCCTGATTGCAGATCTGGAAGGACGATGAACTATAAGTGTGATGAAACGGCGTTGCGGTTCGAGCCTGGCTCTCAGAGGAAGGCAGCTACGTTTGAAAAAACCTCCCCCGTATGCCACTATATTCGCCCCTAA